From a single Myotis daubentonii chromosome 5, mMyoDau2.1, whole genome shotgun sequence genomic region:
- the TMEM130 gene encoding transmembrane protein 130 isoform X2, with translation MAPTLWLRVSHILRLACLLHLAPAVVAAGLYELHLVTDSPATTGAEVNITASLVASDNGTLALPTDPHSYRFHWVHSPLLLKGKTEEAFRSTIRAVGNVPGDFPISVWVTSADCQMCQPVARSRLVLSITENIVGKLVITQNASLPWPSTYFTKTLLKTSFLLHDPSNFFKTASFLYSWDFGDGTQMVTEDSTVYYNRSIMGTFTVKLKVVAEWEQAAGKGIVQKTGHFSGSLKLQETLRGIQVMGPTEIQAFQEMTVTLNFLGSPPLTMCWRIKSECLPLEEHECRPVSVASTVYNVTTIIMDPGDYCFSIRAENVISKTHQYHRVQVWPSRIQPAVFAFPCATIITMMLAFIMYMILRNTTQQKDMVENPEPPTEAKCCQMCCVPFLLETPSEYLEVVRENHGLLPPLYKPVKTYTV, from the exons ATGGCCCCGACCCTCTGGCTGCGCGTCAGCCACATCCTCCGGCTCGCCTGTCTCCTGCACTTGGCCCCAGCTGTGGTGGCCGCAG GCCTGTATGAACTTCACCTCGTCACCGATAGCCCTGCCACCACGGGGGCAGAGGTGAACATCACGGCGAGCCTAGTGGCCAGCGACAACGGCACCCTGGCTCTGCCCACCGACCCGCACTCCTACCGCTTCCACTGGGTCCACAGCCCGCTGCTGCTCAAGGGGAAGACGGAGGAGGCGTTCAGATCCACCATCCGCGCCGTGGGCAACGTGCCTGGGGACTTCCCCATCTCCGTGTGGGTCACCTCCGCCGACTGCCAGATGTGCCAGCCGGTGGCGAGGAGCCGCCTCGTCCTCTCCATCACAG agAACATCGTGGGGAAGCTCGTCATCACGCAGAACGcgtccctgccctggcccagcacctaTTTCACCAAGACACTCCTTAAaacttccttcctcctccacgACCCAAGCAACTTCTTCAAGACCGCCTCCTTTCTCTACAGCTGGGACTTCGGAGACGG CACCCAGATGGTGACGGAAGACTCTACTGTCTATTATAACCGTTCGATCATGGGGACCTTCACCGTGAAGCTCAAAGTGGTGGCGGAGTGGGAACAGGCTGCCGGGAAGGGCATCGTGCAGAAGACGGGGCACTTCTCGGGCTCGCTGAAGCTGCAGG AAACCCTTCGAGGCATCCAGGTCATGGGGCCCACTGAAATTCAGGCCTTCCAGGAGATGACAGTGACCTTGAACTTCCTGGGGAG CCCCCCTCTGACCATGTGCTGGCGCATCAAGTCCGAGTGCCTCCCGCTGGAGGAACACGAGTGTCGCCCGGTGTCCGTGGCCAGCACAGTTTACAACGTGACCACCATCATCATGGACCCTGGGGACTACTGCTTCAGCATCCGGGCCGAGAATGTCATCAGCAAGACACATCAGTACCACAGGGTCCAGGTGTGGCCCTCCA GAATCCAGCCAGCTGTCTTTGCTTTCCCCTGTGCCACAATTATCACCATGATGCTGGCCTTTATCATGTACATGATCCTgaggaatactactcagcagaagGACATGGTGGAG AACCCAGAGCCACCCACTGAGGCCAAGTGCTGCCAGATGTGCTGCGTGCCCTTCCTGCTGGAGACCCCGTCTGAGTACCTGGAGGTCGTCCGTGAGAACCACGGGCTGCTGCCACCCCTCTATAAGCCTGTCAAAACTTACACGGTGTGA
- the TMEM130 gene encoding transmembrane protein 130 isoform X1, whose amino-acid sequence MAPTLWLRVSHILRLACLLHLAPAVVAAGLYELHLVTDSPATTGAEVNITASLVASDNGTLALPTDPHSYRFHWVHSPLLLKGKTEEAFRSTIRAVGNVPGDFPISVWVTSADCQMCQPVARSRLVLSITENIVGKLVITQNASLPWPSTYFTKTLLKTSFLLHDPSNFFKTASFLYSWDFGDGTQMVTEDSTVYYNRSIMGTFTVKLKVVAEWEQAAGKGIVQKTGHFSGSLKLQETLRGIQVMGPTEIQAFQEMTVTLNFLGSPPLTMCWRIKSECLPLEEHECRPVSVASTVYNVTTIIMDPGDYCFSIRAENVISKTHQYHRVQVWPSRIQPAVFAFPCATIITMMLAFIMYMILRNTTQQKDMVEVADFDFPPMSDKNPEPPTEAKCCQMCCVPFLLETPSEYLEVVRENHGLLPPLYKPVKTYTV is encoded by the exons ATGGCCCCGACCCTCTGGCTGCGCGTCAGCCACATCCTCCGGCTCGCCTGTCTCCTGCACTTGGCCCCAGCTGTGGTGGCCGCAG GCCTGTATGAACTTCACCTCGTCACCGATAGCCCTGCCACCACGGGGGCAGAGGTGAACATCACGGCGAGCCTAGTGGCCAGCGACAACGGCACCCTGGCTCTGCCCACCGACCCGCACTCCTACCGCTTCCACTGGGTCCACAGCCCGCTGCTGCTCAAGGGGAAGACGGAGGAGGCGTTCAGATCCACCATCCGCGCCGTGGGCAACGTGCCTGGGGACTTCCCCATCTCCGTGTGGGTCACCTCCGCCGACTGCCAGATGTGCCAGCCGGTGGCGAGGAGCCGCCTCGTCCTCTCCATCACAG agAACATCGTGGGGAAGCTCGTCATCACGCAGAACGcgtccctgccctggcccagcacctaTTTCACCAAGACACTCCTTAAaacttccttcctcctccacgACCCAAGCAACTTCTTCAAGACCGCCTCCTTTCTCTACAGCTGGGACTTCGGAGACGG CACCCAGATGGTGACGGAAGACTCTACTGTCTATTATAACCGTTCGATCATGGGGACCTTCACCGTGAAGCTCAAAGTGGTGGCGGAGTGGGAACAGGCTGCCGGGAAGGGCATCGTGCAGAAGACGGGGCACTTCTCGGGCTCGCTGAAGCTGCAGG AAACCCTTCGAGGCATCCAGGTCATGGGGCCCACTGAAATTCAGGCCTTCCAGGAGATGACAGTGACCTTGAACTTCCTGGGGAG CCCCCCTCTGACCATGTGCTGGCGCATCAAGTCCGAGTGCCTCCCGCTGGAGGAACACGAGTGTCGCCCGGTGTCCGTGGCCAGCACAGTTTACAACGTGACCACCATCATCATGGACCCTGGGGACTACTGCTTCAGCATCCGGGCCGAGAATGTCATCAGCAAGACACATCAGTACCACAGGGTCCAGGTGTGGCCCTCCA GAATCCAGCCAGCTGTCTTTGCTTTCCCCTGTGCCACAATTATCACCATGATGCTGGCCTTTATCATGTACATGATCCTgaggaatactactcagcagaagGACATGGTGGAG GTGGCTGATTTTGACTTTCCCCCCATGTCTGACAAGAACCCAGAGCCACCCACTGAGGCCAAGTGCTGCCAGATGTGCTGCGTGCCCTTCCTGCTGGAGACCCCGTCTGAGTACCTGGAGGTCGTCCGTGAGAACCACGGGCTGCTGCCACCCCTCTATAAGCCTGTCAAAACTTACACGGTGTGA